The proteins below are encoded in one region of Vannielia litorea:
- a CDS encoding GTP-binding protein, with the protein MAKEKFERNKPHVNIGTIGHVDHGKTTLTAA; encoded by the coding sequence ATGGCTAAGGAAAAGTTCGAACGCAACAAACCGCACGTGAACATCGGGACGATCGGGCACGTTGACCACGGGAAGACGACGCTGACCGCGGCGAT